The Thermoanaerobaculia bacterium nucleotide sequence TCGGTCAAGCAGGAATTCCTCGAGCACGCGACCGAGGAACAGCAGCATGCGGACATGATCTCGGAGCGGATCACGCAGCTCGACGGGAAACCGAACTACAACCCGGACGGGCTCGCCACCCGCAGCCATTCCGAATACAAGGAAGGCGTCTCGCTCGTCGACATGATCCGGGAAGATCTCGTCGCCGAGCGGATCGCGATCGAATCGTACGGCGACATGATCCGTTTCCTCGGCAATGACGATCCGACGAGCCGGAGACTCATGGAG carries:
- a CDS encoding ferritin-like domain-containing protein; this translates as MPTKQKETEAARGTFVSDIEEIRRRARQHMDKGAVTEGYRADRETVIRLLNEALATEIVCVLRYKYHYFMAGGINSQSVKQEFLEHATEEQQHADMISERITQLDGKPNYNPDGLATRSHSEYKEGVSLVDMIREDLVAERIAIESYGDMIRFLGNDDPTSRRLME